The following is a genomic window from Thaumasiovibrio subtropicus.
TCTGGGGGTCACTAAAATGCGGTTGATTTCGTCAGCGAATCAGCGTTATCACTCGCTATCAGGCTTTGGTCTTGAAATTGTTGAATATATTTGTGAGTAATAGCAGTCGACGCGTCTGCTAAGTTATTTGCTCAACGTGGCAGCCGTCATGAGAAGCGGCTGCCTACTTAATTGGTTATAGCCGGAGTCTGTCAAAATGTGATAGACTCCCGCGGTTTCCCGGTAGCACTATTCTATCGGGCTCTATTCTTCACCGGAAAACGTCACAGGAAGGCCCATGAAGGTAATTGAAGGCGCCATTGCGGCACCAAATGCGAAAGTTGCGATTGTTATTTCTCGTTTCAACAGCTTTATCAACGAAAGCCTGCTTGAAGGTGCGCTAGATGCACTAAAACGTCAAGGTCAGGTGAGCGATGACAATATCACCGTAGTGCGTTGTCCTGGTGCTTACGAGTTGCCTTTGGTTGTTCAGCAAGTTGCGAAAAGTGATCGTTACGATGCGATCGTAGCATTAGGCTCAGTGATCCGTGGTGGTACACCACATTTTGATTACGTTGCCGGTGAATGTAATAAAGGTCTGGCGCAGGTTGCGCTGGAGTTCAACACGCCAGTTGCCTTCGGTGTACTGACGGTTGATACTATCGAACAAGCCATCGAGCGTGCTGGAACCAAGGCTGGTAATAAAGGGGCAGAGGCTGCACTGAGCGCGCTTGAAATGGTTAATGTCCTGTCCCAAATTGAATCCTAATGGGGGTTAGTGTGAAACCAGCCGCACGTCGAAATGCGCGTCAATTTGCTGCGCAAGCTATTTACTCTTGGCAAATCACTCAGGAAAATGTTGCAAACATCGAGCAACACTTCCTATCGGGTGACAATTTTGAAGAAGAAGAGCATCAAGCGGATGCCCCTGCATTAGCAGAGCCGCAAACGGATGTGAACTACTTCCGTGACCTACTAGTGGGCGTTGTACAGTGCCACACTGAGTTGGATAGCAAGATGCGTCCATACCTGTCTCGTCCGCTGCAAGATCTGGATCAGATGGAGCTGGCGCTGTTACGTATGGCCATTTATGAAATGATCAAACGTGAAGACGTACCTTACAAAGTGGTTATTAATGAGTGTATCGAACTTGCGAAAGCCTTCGGTGCAGAAGACAGCCACAAATTTGTAAATGGTGTGCTGGATAAAGTTGCGGTTTCTATCCGCAAATAAGCACAGAGTAGTTGATGGAAGGCCAGCATTGCTGGCCTTTTTTAATCGTCGGGATTAAGGTGCATGACGAGCGCAGTGAAAACGGAGTTCGGGTTAATCGAGACCTACTTCAATCAACAAGGAAGCCATCGAGAAGACGTGGATCTCGCGATTGGTGATGATGGCGCCTTGATGACGGTGCCTGATGGTCACCAGTTAGTGGTCAGTACCGACACCATGGTACTCGGAACGCATTTTTTATCTGATGCAGACCCCGCTTGGGTTGGGCATAAAGCATTGAGCTCTAATTTGAGCGATATTATCGCGATGGGCGCAACGCCGACTTGGGTCTCTCTAGCGTTGACCTTGCCAGCCATTGATGAGCAGTGGCTGCAAGGCTTTTGCGATGGCTTTTTTACGTTGGCCAAGGACTACAACGTGACATTAGTGGGGGGGGACACCACGAGTGGCCCATTAGCCATTACCGTCACCATTCATGGTACTGTGCCTCGTGGAGAAGCTTGGCTGCGGTGCAATGCGAAAGTAGGAGACAAGATTTATGTCTCTGCTGAACTTGGCGATAGTCAAGCAGGATTAGATTATGTTCTGGATCCTCGTTTAGAAAGCGATGTGAAATCGACATTGCTCTCACGTCATTTCAGACGTTATCCTCCACTGTCTTTGGTTAAATCTCTTAGCGGTAAGATTTGTTGTGCGCTTGATATCTCGGATGGGCTGATCGCAGACCTTGGTCATATTCTAAAGGCATCACAAGTTGGCGCTGTTATCGATGCGGATAAGCTGCCACTGAGTGCTGAGTTGATTACCCATTGTGAGGGGGATGAGCAACGTGCGAAGCAGATGGCACTGGCGAGTGGCGAAGAATATGCCTTGTGCTTTACCGCACCAGCAGCGCTCGAACTCCATGATCTACCCGTGCATTGCATTGGACATATTACCGACTCGGCACATCTTGAGATAACCACGGCTGGAAAGCCAGTTACTTGGCCACTGAAGGGCTATGATCATTTTGGAAAAACAGATGAATCCTAAGCAGAAACTAAAGTTAAGCAATCCATGGCACCTTTTAGCGGTTGGGTTTGGTAGTGGCTTGTCTCCAATTATTCCGGGCACTATGGGGACCTTGGCTGCCATTCCTTTCTACCTCCTTTTAGTAAAGCTGCCGTTGTTTATCTATCTTGCCATTGTGATTATCACGGGTGTGAT
Proteins encoded in this region:
- the thiL gene encoding thiamine-phosphate kinase — translated: MTSAVKTEFGLIETYFNQQGSHREDVDLAIGDDGALMTVPDGHQLVVSTDTMVLGTHFLSDADPAWVGHKALSSNLSDIIAMGATPTWVSLALTLPAIDEQWLQGFCDGFFTLAKDYNVTLVGGDTTSGPLAITVTIHGTVPRGEAWLRCNAKVGDKIYVSAELGDSQAGLDYVLDPRLESDVKSTLLSRHFRRYPPLSLVKSLSGKICCALDISDGLIADLGHILKASQVGAVIDADKLPLSAELITHCEGDEQRAKQMALASGEEYALCFTAPAALELHDLPVHCIGHITDSAHLEITTAGKPVTWPLKGYDHFGKTDES
- the nusB gene encoding transcription antitermination factor NusB is translated as MGVSVKPAARRNARQFAAQAIYSWQITQENVANIEQHFLSGDNFEEEEHQADAPALAEPQTDVNYFRDLLVGVVQCHTELDSKMRPYLSRPLQDLDQMELALLRMAIYEMIKREDVPYKVVINECIELAKAFGAEDSHKFVNGVLDKVAVSIRK
- the ribE gene encoding 6,7-dimethyl-8-ribityllumazine synthase, with product MKVIEGAIAAPNAKVAIVISRFNSFINESLLEGALDALKRQGQVSDDNITVVRCPGAYELPLVVQQVAKSDRYDAIVALGSVIRGGTPHFDYVAGECNKGLAQVALEFNTPVAFGVLTVDTIEQAIERAGTKAGNKGAEAALSALEMVNVLSQIES